A region from the Rhodamnia argentea isolate NSW1041297 chromosome 7, ASM2092103v1, whole genome shotgun sequence genome encodes:
- the LOC115728617 gene encoding coumaroyl-CoA:anthocyanidin 3-O-glucoside-6''-O-coumaroyltransferase 1-like has translation MDIKIIHRYDVSPPANSVPATALPLTFFDIPWLLCRPVQRLFFYDFPQSPPSFAHTTLSLLVRSLSLCLRRFFPFAANLVLPLAPPQEPYILYSDGDSLCLTVAESAASFAELVSDEARDATLIHPLVPQLPPPRASDSARVGPLMAVQVTLFPNEGICIGVQFLHVAADGRSFNHFMKSWASIHRSRGDPTCTDLDESSPFHDREVIKDPNGLKTTLLKDWWNCVGSSPTRSPSKARLAVADKVRVTLVLGKDRINRLKAQVLSQLKNDDIGSESEPIHLSTFVVACAFIWVCIIKSKDEEHERRDQTSSESGNNELCYFCFLADCRDRLEYSIPSTYFGNYLDICILSEKRNTLLGKSGVSHAARAIGARVKEVKTGGGLRGAAEWITGYAVADNGDLVTVAGSPRLKVYDTDFGWGRPTKSHVAHVDTSGVITLALAECRNGDGGVEVGLALPKVCMEKLVPLLEKGLK, from the exons ATGGACATCAAGATCATCCACCGTTACGATGTCTCGCCCCCCGCGAACTCTGTCCCGGCAACCGCCCTCCCTCTCACCTTCTTCGACATCCCGTGGCTTCTCTGCCGCCCCGTGCAACGCCTCTTCTTCTACGACTTCCCTCAGTCCCCTCCCTCCTTCGCTCACACCACCCTCTCGCTCCTCGtccgctctctctccctctgtctccGCCGCTTCTTCCCCTTCGCCGCCAACCTCGTCCTCCCTCTGGCGCCGCCCCAGGAGCCCTACATCCTCTACTCCGACGGCGACTCCCTCTGCTTGACCGTCGCCGAGTCCGCCGCCAGCTTCGCCGAGCTCGTCAGCGACGAGGCGCGCGACGCGACGCTGATACACCCTCTGGTGCCTCAGCTCCCGCCGCCGCGTGCGTCCGACAGCGCACGTGTGGGGCCCCTTATGGCGGTTCAG GTGACCCTGTTCCCAAACGAGGGCATCTGCATTGGGGTCCAGTTCCTCCACGTGGCGGCAGATGGGAGGTCCTTCAATCACTTCATGAAATCGTGGGCGTCCATTCATAGGTCCAGAGGAGACCCAACTTGCACTGACCTAGACGAATCGAGCCCTTTCCACGACCGAGAAGTAATCAAAGACCCGAATGGGCTCAAGACCACATTGTTAAAAGATTGGTGGAACTGTGTGGGCTCTAGCCCAACTCGGAGCCCAAGTAAAGCTCGTCTCGCTGTTGCGGACAAGGTGCGAGTAACGCTTGTCTTGGGAAAAGATCGTATCAACAGGCTAAAAGCGCAGGTCTTGAGTCAACTCAAGAACGACGACATTGGGTCGGAGTCGGAGCCAATCCACTTGTCGACATTTGTGGTGGCGTGCGCATTCATATGGGTATGCATCATCAAATCGAAGGACGAAGAACATGAGCGCCGCGACCAAACGTCATCAGAGAGCGGCAACAACGAGCTTTGTTATTTTTGCTTTCTCGCGGATTGTAGGGATCGACTCGAGTATTCGATACCCTCGACATACTTTGGGAACTATCTGGACATATGTATTCTCTCGGAGAAGAGGAATACCCTCTTGGGCAAAAGTGGAGTTTCACATGCCGCGAGGGCTATAGGGGCCAGAGTCAAGGAAGTGAAGACAGGTGGAGGATTGAGAGGGGCGGCCGAATGGATCACGGGCTATGCTGTAGCTGACAATGGTGACTTAGTGACGGTGGCCGGATCACCGAGACTGAAGGTGTACGACACGGATTTCGGGTGGGGGAGGCCGACAAAGAGCCATGTGGCACATGTCGACACGTCAGGGGTGATCACTCTCGCACTCGCAGAGTGTAGGAATGGGGACGGTGGTGTGGAGGTCGGGTTGGCGTTGCCTAAGGTTTGCATGGAGAAGCTTGTCCCTTTGCTTGAAAAGGGGTTGAAATAA